A genomic region of Sulfobacillus acidophilus DSM 10332 contains the following coding sequences:
- a CDS encoding DNA binding domain protein, excisionase family (TIGRFAM: DNA binding domain, excisionase family~InterPro IPR010093:IPR000551~KEGG: sti:Sthe_0050 DNA binding domain protein, excisionase family~PFAM: HTH transcriptional regulator, MerR~SPTR: DNA binding domain protein, excisionase family;~TIGRFAM: Excisionase/Xis, DNA-binding), whose protein sequence is MADDVLIGPDSQDLDTVKRIADDLVAHPNTAYVLMDNNHGQVPLPAPLVRVLLAAAQHLAKGHSVSILHYEQELTTQQAADLLQVSRPYLIRLLDEGKIRFHRVGSHRRIRLGDLLDYKNARDRLRKAHLQELVRASEALGLYASDDVDERES, encoded by the coding sequence ATGGCTGATGATGTCCTCATTGGCCCAGACAGTCAGGATCTGGACACCGTGAAGCGCATTGCCGACGACTTAGTGGCGCATCCGAATACGGCCTACGTCCTGATGGACAACAACCACGGTCAAGTCCCTCTGCCCGCGCCCTTGGTTCGTGTGCTCCTGGCGGCGGCCCAACATTTGGCGAAGGGCCATTCTGTCTCGATTCTGCATTACGAACAAGAATTGACGACGCAACAGGCGGCCGATTTGCTCCAAGTGTCCCGCCCGTATTTGATTCGCTTATTGGACGAGGGCAAAATCCGCTTTCATCGGGTGGGGTCGCACCGCCGCATTCGGCTCGGCGATCTGTTAGATTACAAAAATGCCCGGGATCGTCTGCGAAAGGCTCATCTTCAGGAACTCGTGCGCGCGTCCGAGGCCCTCGGCCTCTATGCGTCGGATGATGTCGACGAACGGGAGTCTTAA
- a CDS encoding sortase family protein (PFAM: Sortase family~TIGRFAM: LPXTG-site transpeptidase (sortase) family protein~COGs: COG3764 Sortase (surface protein transpeptidase)~InterPro IPR005754~KEGG: afo:Afer_0452 sortase family protein~PFAM: Peptidase C60, sortase A/B~SPTR: Sortase family protein;~TIGRFAM: Peptidase C60, sortase A/B) — MLRRRQWGFGLAGIGLGLIALPIWIGPAARVAATQLTRPMPGSLSTRRLPTAAPVIPAPPNGSVVAQLVIPALRLNVPVVQGTGFGQLFFNPGHYAGSVLPGEPGTSVIAAHNATFFRHLNALHRGSRITVETRQGTFLFAVTGAQVVSDTAGLPNTVAPSLDLEACYPLNALYFTPDRYIVFSRLIRSSTGKPVPLLPSAKPSVTRYHANIPTSIESRFSLSLADNSLPMGSLTYHAPHTAEVLAFEESPNPLEAETVAISLWLAYVDASRSGNRSALAALGVRQNQNPYWQARSVVFEAPLNVQMTVTGTGLPIRIIMTNALVRINGEPFQTQMTITITGTTLTIQEVGTAPSIL, encoded by the coding sequence ATGTTACGACGCCGCCAATGGGGATTCGGTCTCGCCGGAATCGGTTTGGGACTCATCGCGTTACCTATCTGGATTGGCCCGGCAGCCCGGGTCGCTGCAACCCAGCTGACCCGGCCTATGCCGGGGTCCCTTTCCACCCGTCGTCTACCAACGGCGGCCCCCGTGATACCGGCGCCGCCCAACGGTTCGGTGGTCGCCCAGCTCGTTATTCCCGCGTTGCGGCTCAATGTCCCGGTGGTACAAGGTACCGGATTCGGTCAACTCTTTTTCAATCCGGGCCATTATGCCGGTTCGGTGTTACCCGGAGAACCGGGTACCAGCGTCATTGCCGCCCATAATGCCACGTTTTTTCGCCATCTGAATGCGCTTCATCGGGGCAGCCGGATAACGGTCGAAACGCGACAGGGAACCTTTTTATTTGCCGTCACCGGCGCTCAAGTGGTTTCCGATACGGCCGGTTTGCCGAACACCGTCGCCCCTAGCCTGGATCTCGAGGCGTGCTATCCCTTAAATGCCCTTTATTTCACCCCCGACCGCTATATCGTCTTTAGCCGCCTCATCCGGTCCTCCACCGGGAAGCCTGTTCCCCTGTTGCCATCTGCCAAGCCGTCTGTTACCCGGTACCATGCCAATATTCCTACCAGCATCGAAAGCCGCTTTTCTTTGTCCCTGGCGGACAATTCCTTGCCCATGGGAAGCCTCACCTATCATGCTCCCCACACCGCCGAGGTCCTGGCCTTTGAAGAGTCGCCGAACCCGCTGGAAGCGGAAACGGTGGCCATTTCATTATGGCTCGCCTATGTTGACGCCAGCCGGAGCGGCAATCGGTCCGCACTGGCGGCATTAGGTGTCCGGCAAAATCAGAATCCCTACTGGCAAGCGCGCTCTGTCGTCTTCGAGGCGCCCTTAAACGTTCAGATGACCGTCACCGGAACCGGTCTTCCAATCCGTATCATCATGACAAACGCCCTCGTCCGGATTAACGGCGAACCTTTTCAAACCCAGATGACCATAACGATTACGGGAACGACCCTCACCATTCAGGAGGTCGGCACGGCACCGTCAATATTGTAG
- a CDS encoding hypothetical protein (KEGG: aac:Aaci_0230 hypothetical protein~SPTR: Putative uncharacterized protein) — MNSWMKIAGAALFSAGMIAAPVATTFAASSPAGVQAVTPAVTLRANLDQLLSEHALLLAMRMDALYAGNTALTEALDQAMMQNTAALTAAVSKLYGTQTGNAFEQLWNQHRYFFSYVEAMRGENQAQNRLTFYKNQFSQFLAGANPHLSESTLSTVLQDHINQITQAFNDYAGGNDAAATAELVQADNLMFTAGDYLAGGIAAQFPQKFGTTGPDTAAVNLQAGLDQLLGEHAILLELAMQALYAGNTSLYQAYMTQMDANTALLTQAVSGIYGPSAGQAFQSLWNHHQEFFNYVDAVKSGNSAAAAQAQTLLTQYKNQFSQFLAQANPHLSESTLSTVLQDHVNQITQAFQDYVDGNASAAAAELMQDYQLMFTAGGYLANGIVAQFPSKFDNTQIGTPAGNLRITLDQLLGEHAVLLELAMRALYAGNTAAYDGYMAQMDQNTQALTAAVSSIYGSAAGQQFEALWNQHQYFFTYARDALAAEADQATLTRYKNQFADVLAQLNPHFSAATLSAVLQDHINQEIQAFNDFADGNVSGAAQETTAAYQLMFTAGDYLATGFAEQFPTTFGNSSPNTPTGNLVASLDALLGLHAVALEGAMLSTYAHNPVGTAVFMNLMDQNTAQLTQAISGIYGAAAGQAFASLWNQHKYFLTYAADIQAGDTQAANEAQTSLTAYKNQFSAFLAKANPYLNEGTLSTVLQDHINQITSAFTDAVQGNDAAAVTTMEQAYGTMFTAGQYLAQGIVSQFPAKFAAANSSVTPPATNTPSMVKGATSPVTGLPILPLMGMGAGLLLTGGWLARRPRVR, encoded by the coding sequence ATGAACTCATGGATGAAAATAGCCGGCGCCGCCTTATTCAGTGCCGGTATGATTGCGGCTCCGGTCGCCACGACATTTGCCGCCTCGAGTCCCGCCGGGGTTCAAGCCGTCACGCCGGCCGTAACCTTACGGGCCAATTTGGATCAACTGCTCAGTGAACATGCGCTATTATTGGCCATGCGAATGGACGCGCTCTATGCAGGGAATACCGCCTTAACCGAAGCGCTGGATCAGGCCATGATGCAAAATACGGCGGCATTGACCGCTGCCGTGAGTAAGCTTTATGGGACGCAAACCGGGAACGCCTTTGAACAATTATGGAACCAGCACCGCTATTTCTTCAGTTATGTCGAAGCGATGCGCGGGGAGAACCAGGCTCAAAACCGGCTCACGTTTTATAAAAATCAGTTTAGCCAATTTCTGGCCGGGGCCAATCCCCATTTGAGCGAAAGCACGCTCTCCACGGTGTTGCAAGATCATATCAACCAAATCACCCAGGCCTTCAATGACTATGCCGGCGGTAATGACGCCGCGGCGACCGCTGAGTTGGTGCAAGCCGACAATCTCATGTTTACGGCCGGCGACTATTTGGCCGGTGGCATTGCCGCCCAATTCCCGCAGAAGTTCGGAACCACCGGTCCCGACACCGCGGCGGTAAATCTCCAGGCCGGTTTGGATCAGCTGTTGGGTGAACATGCCATATTACTGGAGTTGGCCATGCAAGCCTTATATGCCGGCAATACCTCGCTCTATCAAGCGTACATGACCCAAATGGATGCCAACACGGCTCTTTTAACCCAGGCCGTGAGCGGGATTTATGGCCCATCCGCCGGCCAGGCCTTTCAAAGTCTATGGAACCATCACCAGGAATTCTTCAATTATGTCGATGCGGTGAAATCCGGTAATAGCGCCGCCGCCGCTCAGGCCCAAACGCTCCTCACGCAGTATAAAAACCAGTTCAGTCAGTTTTTGGCCCAGGCGAACCCCCATTTGAGCGAAAGCACGCTCTCCACGGTGTTGCAAGATCATGTCAACCAAATCACCCAGGCCTTTCAAGATTACGTGGACGGGAATGCCAGTGCCGCGGCGGCGGAACTGATGCAGGATTATCAGCTCATGTTTACCGCCGGCGGTTACCTCGCCAACGGCATTGTAGCCCAATTTCCCTCAAAGTTCGACAATACCCAAATCGGGACCCCGGCCGGGAATTTGCGAATTACCTTAGACCAATTATTGGGAGAACACGCGGTTTTGTTGGAACTGGCCATGCGAGCGCTCTACGCGGGGAACACGGCCGCTTATGACGGCTACATGGCACAAATGGACCAAAACACGCAAGCGCTGACGGCCGCCGTGTCGAGCATATACGGGTCGGCGGCCGGCCAACAGTTTGAGGCTTTGTGGAACCAGCATCAATACTTTTTCACCTATGCTCGCGATGCGTTGGCGGCAGAGGCCGATCAAGCGACATTGACCCGCTATAAAAACCAATTTGCCGATGTGCTGGCCCAACTGAACCCGCATTTTAGCGCGGCCACCCTGTCGGCGGTATTGCAGGATCATATTAACCAGGAGATTCAGGCCTTTAATGATTTTGCCGACGGGAATGTGAGCGGGGCGGCCCAAGAAACCACCGCCGCTTACCAATTGATGTTTACCGCCGGCGATTATCTAGCCACGGGGTTTGCCGAGCAGTTCCCGACAACTTTTGGCAACTCGTCGCCGAACACGCCTACCGGCAATTTGGTCGCGTCCCTTGATGCGTTATTAGGCCTACATGCGGTGGCATTAGAAGGGGCGATGCTGTCCACCTATGCCCATAACCCGGTGGGGACGGCGGTGTTTATGAACTTAATGGATCAAAACACCGCCCAGTTGACTCAGGCCATAAGCGGGATTTATGGTGCGGCGGCGGGACAGGCGTTTGCCTCCTTGTGGAATCAACACAAATACTTCTTGACTTATGCGGCGGATATTCAAGCAGGCGATACCCAAGCGGCCAATGAGGCGCAAACCTCTTTGACGGCCTACAAAAATCAATTTAGCGCGTTTCTGGCCAAGGCCAACCCCTATTTAAACGAGGGGACGTTGTCCACGGTGCTGCAAGACCACATTAACCAGATCACGTCGGCGTTTACCGACGCCGTTCAGGGTAACGACGCGGCCGCGGTTACGACCATGGAACAGGCGTATGGCACGATGTTTACCGCCGGGCAATATTTAGCCCAAGGGATCGTCAGCCAATTTCCGGCTAAATTTGCGGCGGCGAATTCCTCGGTCACCCCGCCTGCCACGAATACCCCGTCGATGGTGAAAGGGGCGACGTCGCCGGTTACTGGGCTGCCCATCTTGCCTCTGATGGGGATGGGGGCGGGATTACTCCTGACCGGCGGTTGGCTCGCCCGTCGACCCCGCGTCCGTTAA